The following are encoded together in the Choloepus didactylus isolate mChoDid1 chromosome 7, mChoDid1.pri, whole genome shotgun sequence genome:
- the LOC119539442 gene encoding histone H2B type 1-K, which translates to MPEPAKSAPAPKKGSKKAVTKAQKKDGKKRKRSRKESYSVYVYKVLKQVHPDTGISSKAMGIMNSFVNDIFERIAGEASRLAHYNKRSTITSREIQTAVRLLLPGELAKHAVSEGTKAVTKYTSAK; encoded by the coding sequence ATGCCTGAGCCTGCCAAGTCAGCGCCGGCCCCTAAGAAGGGCTCCAAGAAGGCGGTGACCAAGGCGCAGAAGAAGGACGGCAAAAAGCGCAAGCGTAGCCGAAAGGAGAGCTACTCCGTTTACGTGTACAAGGTGCTGAAGCAGGTTCACCCTGACACCGGCATCTCCTCTAAAGCAATGGGCATCATGAACTCCTTTGTCAACGACATCTTCGAGCGCATTGCCGGTGAGGCATCGCGCCTGGCCCATTACAACAAGCGCTCGACCATCACCTCCAGGGAGATCCAGACGGCTGTTCGCCTGCTGCTGCCCGGGGAGCTGGCGAAGCACGCCGTGTCCGAGGGCACCAAGGCCGTCACCAAGTACACCAGCGCCAAGTGA
- the LOC119540928 gene encoding histone H2A type 1-H, whose product MSGRGKQGGKARAKAKTRSSRAGLQFPVGRVHRLLRKGNYAERVGAGAPVYLAAVLEYLTAEILELAGNAARDNKKTRIIPRHLQLAIRNDEELNKLLGKVTIAQGGVLPNIQAVLLPKKTESHHKAK is encoded by the coding sequence ATGTCTGGACGCGGCAAGCAGGGCGGCAAGGCACGCGCAAAGGCCAAGACTCGCTCTTCTCGAGCTGGTCTCCAGTTTCCCGTGGGCCGCGTACACCGCCTGCTCCGCAAGGGCAACTACGCCGAGCGGGTCGGGGCCGGCGCCCCTGTGTACCTGGCGGCGGTGCTGGAGTATTTGACCGCCGAGATCCTGGAGCTGGCGGGCAACGCGGCTCGCGACAACAAGAAGACTCGCATCATCCCGCGCCACCTCCAGCTGGCCATCCGCAACGACGAAGAGCTCAACAAGCTATTGGGCAAGGTTACCATCGCTCAGGGCGGTGTCCTGCCTAACATCCAGGCGGTGCTGCTGCCCAAGAAGACCGAGAGCCACCACAAAGCCAAGTAA
- the LOC119540793 gene encoding LOW QUALITY PROTEIN: uncharacterized protein LOC119540793 (The sequence of the model RefSeq protein was modified relative to this genomic sequence to represent the inferred CDS: inserted 2 bases in 1 codon) has protein sequence MSGRGKGGKGLGKGGAKRHRKVLRDNIQGITKPAIRRLARRGGVKRISGLIYEETRGVLKVFLENVIRDAVTYTEHAKRKTVTAMDVIYALKRQGRTLYGFGAGVLGDGLRAFGHGVFGQLPWKQQANSSLDLSGGDGRALVVMRQTGCLASDTLKDVVDKGVHDTHSLRGDAGVGVDLLQHFVHSPLSWSPSSGLERIWQVQAWRKITTDFTGESSTMSGRGKQGGKARAKAKTRSSRAGLQFPVGRVHRLLRKGNYAERVGAGAPVYLAAVLEYLTAEILELAGNAARDNKKTRIIPRHLQLAIRNDEELNKLLGKVTIAQGGVLPNIQAVLLPKKTESHHKLSVYVMARTKQTAWKSTGGKAPRKQLATKXHLYRPGTVTLREIRRYQKSTELLIHKLPFQRLVREIAQDFKTDLRFQSSAVMALQEACEAYLVGLFEDTNLCIYCKMSGRGKGGKGLGKGGAKRHRKVLRDNIQGITKPAIRRLARRGGVKRISGLIYEETRGVLKVFLENVIRDAVTYTEHAKRKTVTAMDVVYALKRQGRTLYGFGG, from the exons ATGTCTGGTCGTGGTAAAGGAGGTAAAGGCTTGGGGAAAGGTGGTGCTAAGCGCCACCGCAAAGTGCTGCGCGACAACATCCAAGGCATCACCAAACCCGCCATCCGACGTCTGGCTAGGCGCGGTGGCGTGAAACGTATCTCTGGCCTCATCTACGAGGAAACCCGGGGGGTACTGAAAGTATTCCTGGAGAATGTGATCCGTGACGCTGTTACCTACACCGAGCACGCCAAGCGTAAGACGGTCACCGCCATGGATGTGATCTACGCGCTCAAGCGCCAGGGACGCACCCTCTATGGTTTTGGCG CTGGTGTACTTGGTGACGGCCTTCGTGCCTTCGGACACGGCGTGTTTGGCCAACTCCCCTGGAAGCAGCAAGCGAACAGCAGTCTGGATCTCTCTGGAGGTGATGGTAGAGCGCTTGTTGTAATGCGCCAGACGGGATGCCTCGCCAGCGATACGCTCAAAGATGTCGTTGACAAAGGAGTTCATGATACCCATAGCCTTAGAGGAGATGCCGGTGTCGGGGTGGACCTGCTTCAGCACTTTGTACAC TCACCGCTTTCTTGGAGCCCTTCTTCGGGGCTGGAGCGGATTTGGCAGGTTCAGGCATGGCGGAAAA TCACCACTGACTTTACCGGTGAGTCTTCCACAATGTCTGGACGCGGCAAGCAGGGCGGCAAGGCACGCGCAAAGGCCAAGACTCGCTCTTCTCGAGCTGGTCTCCAGTTTCCCGTGGGCCGCGTACACCGCCTGCTCCGCAAGGGCAACTACGCCGAGCGGGTCGGGGCCGGCGCCCCTGTGTACCTGGCGGCGGTGCTGGAGTATTTGACCGCCGAGATCCTGGAGCTGGCGGGCAACGCGGCTCGCGACAACAAGAAGACTCGCATCATCCCGCGCCACCTCCAGCTGGCCATCCGCAACGACGAAGAGCTCAACAAGCTATTGGGCAAGGTTACCATCGCTCAGGGCGGTGTCCTGCCTAACATCCAGGCGGTGCTGCTGCCCAAGAAGACCGAGAGCCATCATAAG CTGAGTGTTTATGTCATGGCCCGTACTAAGCAGACGGCTTGGAAGTCCACCGGCGGCAAGGCGCCGCGCAAGCAGCTGGCCACCAA GCACCTCTATCGGCCCGGCACCGTGACGCTGCGCGAGATCCGCCGCTACCAGAAGTCCACCGAGCTGCTGATCCACAAGCTGCCTTTCCAGCGGCTGGTGCGCGAGATCGCGCAGGATTTCAAGACCGACCTGCGCTTCCAGAGCTCCGCGGTGATGGCGCTGCAGGAGGCGTGCGAGGCCTACCTGGTGGGGCTCTTCGAGGACACCAACTT GTGTATCTACTGCAAGATGTCAGGTCGGGGTAAAGGAGGCAAAGGCCTAGGAAAAGGCGGTGCTAAACGTCACCGTAAGGTGCTGCGCGACAATATCCAGGGCATAACTAAGCCTGCTATTCGGCGTCTGGCTCGGCGAGGAGGTGTGAAGCGTATCTCTGGCCTCATTTACGAGGAGACTCGCGGCGTTCTGAAAGTGTTTCTAGAAAATGTGATCCGCGACGCTGTCACCTACACCGAACACGCCAAGCGCAAGACAGTCACCGCCATGGATGTGGTCTACGCGTTGAAACGCCAGGGCCGCACCCTCTACGGATTTGGTGGCTGA
- the LOC119540929 gene encoding histone H2B type 1-K-like: protein MPEPAKSAPVPKKGSKKAITKAPKKDGKKRKRSRKESYSVYVYKVLKQVHPDTGISSKAMGIMNSFVNDIFERIAGEASRLAHYNKRSTITSREIQTAVRLLLPGELAKHAVSEGTKAVTKYTSAK from the coding sequence ATGCCTGAGCCAGCTAAGTCCGCCCCAGTCCCTAAGAAGGGCTCCAAGAAGGCGATAACCAAAGCGCCTAAAAAGGATGGGAAGAAGCGCAAGCGCAGCCGTAAGGAGAGTTACTCTGTCTATGTGTACAAGGTGCTGAAGCAGGTCCACCCCGACACCGGCATCTCCTCTAAGGCCATGGGCATCATGAATTCCTTCGTCAACGACATCTTTGAGCGCATCGCTGGCGAGGCATCGCGTCTGGCCCATTACAACAAGCGGTCGACCATTACCTCTAGAGAGATCCAAACAGCCGTGCGCCTGCTGTTGCCGGGAGAGCTGGCCAAGCACGCTGTGTCCGAGGGTACGAAGGCCGTCACCAAGTACACCAGCGCCAAGTGA
- the LOC119540930 gene encoding histone H2B type 1-C/E/F/G/I, with the protein MPEPAKSAPAPKKGSKKAVTKAQKKDGKKRKRSRKESYSVYVYKVLKQVHPDTGISSKAMGIMNSFVNDIFERIAGEASRLAHYNKRSTITSREIQTAVRLLLPGELAKHAVSEGTKAVTKYTSSK; encoded by the coding sequence ATGCCTGAACCTGCCAAATCCGCTCCAGCCCCGAAGAAGGGCTCCAAGAAAGCGGTGACTAAAGCACAGAAGAAAGACGGCAAGAAGCGCAAGCGCAGCCGTAAGGAGAGTTACTCGGTTTACGTGTACAAAGTGCTGAAGCAGGTCCACCCCGACACCGGCATCTCCTCTAAGGCTATGGGTATCATGAACTCCTTTGTCAACGACATCTTTGAGCGTATCGCTGGCGAGGCATCCCGTCTGGCGCATTACAACAAGCGCTCTACCATCACCTCCAGAGAGATCCAGACTGCTGTTCGCTTGCTGCTTCCAGGGGAGTTGGCCAAACACGCCGTGTCCGAAGGCACGAAGGCCGTCACCAAGTACACCAGCTCCAAATaa
- the LOC119540927 gene encoding histone H2A type 1, which produces MSGRGKQGGKARAKAKTRSSRAGLQFPVGRVHRLLRKGNYAERVGAGAPVYLAAVLEYLTAEILELAGNAARDNKKTRIIPRHLQLAIRNDEELNKLLGKVTIAQGGVLPNIQAVLLPKKTESHHKAKGK; this is translated from the coding sequence ATGTCTGGACGCGGCAAGCAGGGCGGCAAGGCACGCGCAAAGGCCAAGACTCGCTCTTCTCGAGCTGGTCTCCAGTTTCCCGTGGGCCGCGTACACCGCCTGCTCCGCAAGGGCAACTACGCCGAGCGGGTCGGGGCCGGCGCCCCTGTGTACCTGGCGGCGGTGCTGGAGTATTTGACCGCCGAGATCCTGGAGCTGGCGGGCAACGCGGCTCGCGACAACAAGAAGACTCGCATCATCCCGCGCCACCTCCAGCTGGCCATCCGCAACGACGAAGAGCTCAACAAGCTATTGGGCAAGGTTACCATCGCTCAGGGCGGTGTCCTGCCTAACATCCAGGCGGTGCTGCTGCCCAAGAAGACCGAGAGCCATCATAAGGCTAAGGGCAAGTAG
- the LOC119539439 gene encoding histone H2A type 1-D, whose protein sequence is MSGRGKQGGKARAKAKTRSSRAGLQFPVGRVHRLLRKGNYSERVGAGAPVYLAAVLEYLTAEILELAGNAARDNKKTRIIPRHLQLAIRNDEELNKLLGKVTIAQGGVLPNIQAVLLPKKTESHHKAKGK, encoded by the coding sequence ATGTCTGGACGCGGGAAGCAGGGAGGCAAGGCTCGTGCTAAGGCCAAGACTCGGTCTTCCCGAGCCGGACTCCAGTTCCCCGTGGGCCGAGTGCACCGCCTTCTCCGCAAGGGGAACTACTCCGAGCGGGTGGGCGCTGGCGCCCCAGTCTACCTGGCGGCAGTGCTGGAGTACCTGACTGCTGAGATCTTGGAGCTGGCGGGCAACGCGGCTCGCGACAACAAAAAGACTCGAATCATCCCGCGACACCTGCAGCTGGCCATCCGCAACGACGAGGAGCTCAACAAGCTGTTGGGTAAAGTCACCATCGCACAGGGAGGTGTCTTGCCCAATATCCAGGCCGTGCTGCTGCCCAAGAAGACCGAGAGCCACCACAAAGCCAAGGGCAAGTAA